In a single window of the Solea senegalensis isolate Sse05_10M linkage group LG1, IFAPA_SoseM_1, whole genome shotgun sequence genome:
- the arhgap12b gene encoding rho GTPase-activating protein 12b isoform X6 has translation MHRRFSIFRGYRRHGEDDNEVFVCSHGNKTTSPSGQGRSDSPVYTNLQELKISQSSLPPVPSGSPLHILGDWETHKDLSGRHFYYNRATGERTWKPPRTRDASGSTSSFRGDNQTSVENELLSSEENCHSTHSSQSDSQYGSPPRGWSEELDQHGHTLYVSEYTQEKWIKHLDEQGRPYYYSADGSRSEWELPKYNISPQSGEFPKSHSLERKQQQEPIVLTKWRHSTYVLDLNDKEGSPVPRQSSPDSDSCPSSPKHPSTPSEKCGVLNVTKITENGKKVRKNWTSSWTVLQGSTLLFAKGQGASTSWSYYHSGSIPELLLTLLSNWRRSVKPRPAVAFVNCRPVQAAAKFGSNQSKPEFMVDLRGGSVDWASKDKSSKKHVIELKTRQGTELLIQSEIDSVIHDWYRALTETINTHVWESDEAIEEDMPESPGTEKQDKEKEHRDSKKNRVMKTSLSMDSSDQKKTRMKLKKFLTRRPTYQAVRDKGYIKDQVFGCSLTSLCQRENTWVPNFVKMCIDHVENTGLSVDGLYRVSGNLAVIQKLRFAVNHDEKVDLNDSKWEDIHVTTGALKMFFRELPEPLFTYGSFNDFVNAIKCSDYKQRVNSIKDLIKKLPKPNHDTMQSLFKHLRRVIDHGEANRMTTQSVAIVFGPTLLRPETETGNIAVHMVYQNQIVEVILLEYESIFGR, from the exons ATGCATCGTAGATTCAGTATATTCAGAGGTTACAGGCGACACGGGGAGGATGATAAcgaagtgtttgtgtgcagccaTGGAAacaag aCGACGTCGCCTTCAGGTCAGGGCCGGTCCGATTCACCAGTCTACACCAACCTCCAAGAGCTGAAGATCTCACAGTCCAGCCTGCCGCCCGTCCCTTCAGGATCGCCACTCCACATCCTGGGTGACTGGGAGACCCACAAAGACCTGAGCGGCAGGCATTTCTACTACAACCGTGCCACTGGAGAACGCACGTGGAAACCGCCGCGCACCAGGGACGCCAGCGGCAGCACCAGCAGTTTCAGAGGAGACAATCAGACGTCAGTGGAGAACGAG CTGCTGTCCTCAGAGGAAAACTGTCACAGCACCCACTCCAGTCAGTCTGACAGCCAGTACGGGTCGCCCCCTAGAGGCTGGTCTGAGGAGCTGGATCAACATGGACACACCCTCTACGTGTCTGAATACACGCAGGAGAAG TGGATAAAGCATCTGGATGAACAGGGACGACCTTACTACTACAGTGCTGATGGATCCAGGTCAGAATGGGAACTGCCCAAG tACAATATCTCCCCTCAGTCCGGCGAGTTTCCCAAGAGTCACAGTCtggagaggaagcagcagcaggagcccATCGTCCTTACCAAGTGGAGACACAGCACTTATGTTTTAGACCTCAATGACAAG GAGGGTTCTCCAGTGCCCAGGCAGAGCTCTCCAGATTCTGACTCCTGCCCCTCATCTCCTAAGCACCCCTCGACC CCTTCAGAGAAGTGTGGCGTCCTCAATGTGACCAAAATCActgaaaatggaaagaaagTCAG GAAGAATTGGACCTCGTCGTGGACAGTGCTGCAGGGTTCCACTCTGCTCTTTGCCAAGGGTCAGGGGGCCAGCACCAGCTGG TCTTACTACCACAGTGGCTCCATCCCAGAGCTGCTCCTCACTCTCCTTAGCAACTGGAGGCGCTCAGTCAAGCCCCGCCCTGCTGTCGCCTTTGTGAACTGTAGGCCTGTGCAGGCGGCTGCT AAGTTCGGCAGCAACCAATCAAAGCCTGAGTTCATGGTGGATCTACGAGGCGGGTCTGTGGATTGGGCATCCAAGGACAAGTCCAGCAAGAAACATGTCATTGAG CTAAAGACGCGTCAGGGAACAGAACTGCTGATCCAGTCAGAGATCGACAGCGTGATCCATGACTGGTACCGGGCTCTTACAGAGACCATCAACACACAT GTCTGGGAGTCCGATGAGGCCATTGAGGAGGACATGCCTGAGTCTCCTGGAACTGAGAAACAAGACAAGGAGAAAGAACACCGGGACTCCAAGAAGAACAGAG TGATGAAAACATCGCTGAGCATGGACTCGTCTGACCAGAAGAAAACCCGGATGAAACTCAAGAAGTTCCTCACGCGTCGACCCACGTATCAGGCGGTCAGAGACAAAGGCTACATCAAAG ATCAGGTGTTTGGGTGCAGCCTGACCAGTCTGTGCCAGCGGGAAAACACATGGGTGCCCaactttgtcaaaatgtgtatCGATCATGTGGAAAATACAG GTCTCAGTGTTGATGGTTTGTACAGAGTGAGTGGGAACCTGGCAGTGATACAGAAGCTTCGCTTTGCTGTGAATCACG ACGAGAAGGTGGATCTGAATGACAGTAAGTGGGAAGATATCCACGTCACCACTGGAGCTCTGAAGATGTTCTTCAGGGAACTCCCTGAGCCTCTCTTCACATACGGATCCTTCAATGACTTTGTCAATGCCATCA AATGCTCGGACTACAAGCAGCGAGTAAATTCAATCAAAGACTTGATCAAGAAGTTGCCAAAACCCAACCACGACACAATGCAGAGCCTATTCAAGCACCTGCGGAG